In Nitrospirota bacterium, the DNA window CCTGTGCGGCCAGCTCGTCATTAATTTGCCGAATGGAACTAATCAGCGACGTAAATGTCAGCTCGTTTTTCATTTCACCCTTCACTCTTCACAATTCCGTCAATCATCTTATTAAACTTGTCTTCAACTTTTTGCTCAAAATCAGACTCGATCTGATAGACCTCGGTAAACTCAGCAAAGGCCCAGCGGCCATAACTGCCGAGGTTGTTTACACCCTGCACCCAATAGACATCCATGGTGTTCTTCTTCTCTTTGGCATCCTCACGCCGGTAACCTTTTATCTCAACAATCAGGTGCAGGAAGTCGTTCTCTCCGTGGCCATCATCAACCATCACTATGAAGTCGGGGATATATCTGCGAGTCTCAGAGCCATAGCGGTATGGCACTTCCATCCCGAGGTTGTGGTTCTTGACGTAACACCTTACCTTCGGATGCGCCTCTGCCACGCGACAAAACTCGGCCTCCCAGTCACTGTCGAGAATAATCCAGTTGATGTGACAGCGGCGGGCATCCGTTTCCCAGCGGCTGGTTTTCGATGTATTGAAATTTACAAAGCGGGTGGAGCCTGCAGGATTGTACGGGTCGAGGACGGCCTTGATAGGACGTTTGCCAAGCTCCGAGCGGGTAATGCCTGCGGTAATGCGCTCGCAGGCCATGTCTGCCAGTTCCTGATACATAAGCTGAGCCGGATAGGTGCCACCTTTACAAACCAGACAGTCATCGAGCCACTGTTTTGTGATCCGCTTGAGCTGGCCAAATAGATGCAATTTGGCCTCCTCACCGGGGTCGCGCCATTTAGTATAAAGGAGGCGCTGTGTGAGATGAAACAGCAGTGTGGAGCGGCGCATGTCGCGTGTATGGATAAGGTTCAAGTCCACCCCTTCGCCGATGATTCCCTGGTTTTTGGTAATAGAAGGGCCAACGAGATCCGGGGTCAACTCCAGCACAGAGTCTTCATTAAATGAAGGGGTCAGTCGTTCCTCCGGCAGTTCAACCCGATAGCCTGAAACACGCGGGAACCTGATTTCAAGTGAATCACGGTCAGGACGAACAGCCTTGACCTGAATAGTTTCCCGTGGAGGCTGAGGCGGCGCTATCACCGGCTTTGCTGTGAAGTCAAAGGGAATGCCGAGCACATCAGCATATTCTACATTAAACAGACCTTTGTTAGGCCCATCTTCGTTAAGGTCGTAAGATTGACGGCGCAGGGCACGGCCAATCACCTGCTCGCACAGAAGTTGAGTGCCAAAGGCACGCACACCGAGGACATGGGTCACGGTGTTGGCATCCCAGCCTTCTGTGAGCATGGAGACCGAGACCACACAGCGGATCGAATCGCCAAGGCGTCCTTCTTTGCCTACGGTATTCATGACTTCACGAAGCAGTTCCTGATCAGTCAGGTTATCTGCCTGTTGGCGGTTGCCGGTTCGTTCTATTATCTCCCGGCGAAAACGGTCAATCTCGTCGGCAGCCATACTGCGGAAGCCATCGTCCAGTACATCGCCGGATTCAAGTTGTGCGCTGTCTATCAGCAGTGTGCGGGGACGTGCAAGCGGGTCGCCATGCTCGTTGAAATTCCTGAACAGGGCCAGACGGCCATTTTCCAGCTTGGTAGACCCGTCTTCATTTTCCCTGTGGAAACCTGATATGTAGTCATATACAAGTTTGGACGTTGATGTATTGTTGCAGATAACGATGAAACAGGGCGGCACCTTGATACCGCTCTGCTGCCAGAGGTTAAAGGTTTTGTCGTAA includes these proteins:
- a CDS encoding DEAD/DEAH box helicase family protein → MNNRFFEQPILNSPYLYPMRHWELDANGQPTQKIIETRRRAEFITPIPKPRKRKGEAAQQQIVFDEGKGLSTQKQQYDPTSIINELRSHVDRWRGIQNSNNWQVTPETARLLQYWRHHPFSGIRPFFCQIEAVETAIWLTEVAPNDKAGKGFLEHLANAGNDANPGLIRLALKLATGAGKTTVMAMLIAWQTINAVRRPNSKKFTRGFLIVTPGLTIRDRLRVLQPNDPDSYYQSREIVPNEMLADINRTKIVITNYHAFKLRERIELSKGGRSLLQGRGEDLHTLETEGQMLQRVMPELMGMKSIMVLNDEAHHCYREKPTHEDEEEDLTGDDKKEAEENNEAARLWISGLEIVTRKLGINYIIDLSATPFFLHGSGYAEGTLFPWTMSDFSLMDAIECGIVKLPRVPVADNIPGEEMPRFRNLWEHIRKRMPKKGRGKAKTLDPLAIPVELQTALEALYGHYDKTFNLWQQSGIKVPPCFIVICNNTSTSKLVYDYISGFHRENEDGSTKLENGRLALFRNFNEHGDPLARPRTLLIDSAQLESGDVLDDGFRSMAADEIDRFRREIIERTGNRQQADNLTDQELLREVMNTVGKEGRLGDSIRCVVSVSMLTEGWDANTVTHVLGVRAFGTQLLCEQVIGRALRRQSYDLNEDGPNKGLFNVEYADVLGIPFDFTAKPVIAPPQPPRETIQVKAVRPDRDSLEIRFPRVSGYRVELPEERLTPSFNEDSVLELTPDLVGPSITKNQGIIGEGVDLNLIHTRDMRRSTLLFHLTQRLLYTKWRDPGEEAKLHLFGQLKRITKQWLDDCLVCKGGTYPAQLMYQELADMACERITAGITRSELGKRPIKAVLDPYNPAGSTRFVNFNTSKTSRWETDARRCHINWIILDSDWEAEFCRVAEAHPKVRCYVKNHNLGMEVPYRYGSETRRYIPDFIVMVDDGHGENDFLHLIVEIKGYRREDAKEKKNTMDVYWVQGVNNLGSYGRWAFAEFTEVYQIESDFEQKVEDKFNKMIDGIVKSEG